The following proteins are co-located in the Argopecten irradians isolate NY chromosome 9, Ai_NY, whole genome shotgun sequence genome:
- the LOC138331299 gene encoding uncharacterized protein, producing MDEPDSDFEQQPAFPSLEDIQKWKYTKLQEWLVKHKLKKSGVKKVLVNRVFRAMSHSMESDSDEGVNATQNDNLEVLPINKVDSAWKVLNSSDIPPLEMRDVDNYFLYQKNPITGTSLRFERHMKKAKRLCNEGFVRNINYNIISHDTEYCYVKAECLPSMRTSVQVGNLGKSAKHYNLNVCLSKKSGYIIQAFCNCKAGTAGLCAHVGALLYTLVKTKDSCTSNECKWDRPRPIIRKPSPKRVCDISFRKTEKESGNLKTKPYPSIYKAGPCQDDGDLFLSQLLDGLESIYPECVLYKTMRMVQTDISAFLDMYLPPFMYRDSIDIHSEECMVVFRSFLDNISLDSSMSEKVEIATRGQHCNQNWVEARRNLVTASNIADVVKRRTDNPDKLLYRLFGYDSNSKTNRVKSLVHGREFEGQALTEYTAYHLKRCENVEIESRGLYVNPRYPFLGASIDAQVNCSECGTGIVEIKCPYGAADDDLPWRSREPVECARDKNFYCSVVEGSLKLKDSHKYMYQVQGQMAIYELEWADFVIWTKKGISVERISFSETMWRSILPKLTDFYLHAVLPEIFTRRVKRGKPLLNNV from the coding sequence ATGGACGAACCTGACTCAGATTTTGAACAACAACCAGCTTTTCCGTCGCTTGAAGATATACAAAAGTGGAAATATACCAAGTTACAAGAATGGCTTGTGAAGCACAAGTTGAAGAAAAGTGGTGTAAAGAAAGTTTTGGTTAACAGAGTTTTCAGAGCAATGAGCCATAGCATGGAATCTGACAGTGATGAGGGTGTCAATGCAACACAAAACGATAACCTGGAAGTTCTACCTATTAACAAAGTGGACAGTGCATGGAAAGTATTGAATTCTTCAGACATTCCACCGTTAGAGATGAGAGATGTTGATAATTACTTTTTGTATCAGAAGAATCCAATAACTGGAACAAGTTTGCGGTTTGAGAGGCACATGAAAAAGGCCAAGCGACTTTGCAATGAGGGATTTGTCAGAAATATCAACTACAACATCATTTCACATGATACTGAATACTGCTATGTGAAAGCAGAATGTCTTCCATCCATGAGAACATCTGTCCAAGTTGGAAATCTGGGGAAATCAGCAAAACATTACAATTTGAATGTTTGTTTATCAAAGAAGTCTGGATATATTATTCAGGCATTTTGTAACTGTAAAGCTGGAACAGCTGGACTATGTGCACATGTAGGAGCACTTTTGTATACCTTAGTAAAAACCAAGGATTCATGCACATCAAATGAATGTAAGTGGGATCGGCCAAGACCAATTATAAGAAAACCGAGTCCCAAGAGAGTCTGTGACATTTCTTTTAGAAAAACTGAGAAAGAAAGTGGCAATTTGAAGACCAAACCATATCCAAGTATTTACAAGGCTGGGCCATGTCAAGATGATGGTGACCTGTTCCTTTCACAGCTTCTTGATGGCTTGGAAAGCATCTACCCAGAATGTGTTCTTTATAAGACAATGCGGATGGTGCAAACAGACATAAGTGCCTTTCTAGACATGTATCTGCCTCCATTTATGTACAGGGATAGCATTGACATTCACTCTGAGGAGTGTATGGTGGTGTTTAGATCTTTTCTAGACAACATCTCATTAGACAGTAGTATGTCAGAGAAAGTAGAAATAGCTACGAGGGGACAGCACTGTAACCAAAACTGGGTAGAGGCTCGACGAAATCTAGTTACAGCTTCAAACATAGCTGATGTTGTTAAACGTCGTACTGATAATCCAGATAAACTGTTATACAGACTGTTTGGATATGACAGCAACTCAAAAACAAACAGAGTCAAAAGTTTGGTACATGGCAGAGAATTTGAGGGCCAGGCATTAACAGAATACACTGCCTATCACTTAAAGAGATGTGAAAATGTTGAGATCGAAAGCCGAGGACTTTACGTCAACCCCAGGTACCCTTTCCTTGGTGCTAGCATTGATGCCCAGGTCAACTGTTCTGAATGTGGCACCGGAATTGTGGAGATAAAATGTCCATATGGAGCAGCTGATGATGATCTTCCATGGCGGTCCCGAGAACCAGTGGAGTGTGCAAGAGACAAGAACTTCTATTGTTCAGTCGTGGAAGGAAGCTTAAAATTGAAAGACAgccataaatacatgtaccaagttcaaggtcagaTGGCAATATATGAACTGGAATGGGCAGATTTTGTGATATGGACCAAAAAGGGGATTAGTGTGGAACGCATCAGCTTCTCCGAGACCATGTGGAGAAGCATACTACCAAAACTTACAGACTTTTACCTGCATGCTGTCCTTCCAGAAATATTCACAAGAAGAGTGAAACGTGGAAAACCATTGTTGAATAATGTATGA
- the LOC138331300 gene encoding uncharacterized protein, with protein MGKKYCCIPGCSNTSDTIQNGSKVIMRRFPMSEKKTHIRRLWISRVNNVRSDFSLNDNTRICSAHFDGPFDETSIPTIFPSKPKTPAKPRRPLIRHTTEENWTDNIENISDQELTRPSLSIETQTDPITVRDYGINTSPKPVMVDRGIQVGSPFSSVSQNIQTDLPRMTVEDIRNDDNKVKFYTGFIKFEVFWLFFQTLLKHGADRLNYWEGEKRSMGNKPYQEQSGVDKPGRKRFLRPIDEFLMVCMRLRLGLLQEHLADIFRVSETTVSRIMNTWINFIYDHSLSLVAWPSREQILSNLPRLFLNHPQTRVVVDCTEFFTEKPSSLTAQWLTWSEYKHSNTFKVLIGVAPNGMVTFVSRLWGGNVSDRHITQHDGFLPKLSAGDIVMADKGFTVEDLLPVDVGLNVPPRVSSKHQMSSAEFFKTNNIASARIVVEMKMEQLKNYNIVNSTLPLSEAHLAEQMVLICAAWTNLLPPLLQ; from the coding sequence ATGGGAAAGAAATATTGTTGTATTCCTGGATGCTCCAATACATCAGATACTATCCAAAATGGTTCTAAAGTCATCATGCGTCGATTCCCAATGTCTGAGAAAAAAACACACATCAGGCGCCTGTGGATTTCACGTGTGAATAATGTGAGGTCAGATTTTTCATTGAATGACAACACAAGAATCTGCAGTGCCCATTTTGATGGTCCTTTTGACGAGACATCTATCCCGACCATTTTTCCATCAAAACCAAAGACACCAGCAAAACCCAGAAGACCTCTGATAAGACACACCACTGAAGAAAATTGGACAGACAACATAGAGAATATCTCGGACCAAGAACTTACTAGGCCTAGTCTCAGCATAGAAACTCAGACAGACCCTATAACTGTTAGAGACTATGGAATCAATACATCTCCCAAACCTGTAATGGTAGACAGAGGGATACAGGTGGGGTCACCATTCTCTTCAGTAAGTCAAAACATTCAGACAGACCTACCTAGAATGACAGTGGAAGACATCAGGAATGATGACAACAAAGTCAAATTCTACACAGGTTTTATCAAATTCGAAGtgttttggttattttttcAGACACTCTTAAAGCATGGGGCAGATAGACTAAATTACTGGGAAGGAGAGAAGAGGTCTATGGGTAACAAACCCTATCAGGAACAATCAGGTGTGGACAAACCGGGAAGAAAACGCTTTCTTCGTCCAATCGACGAATTTCTTATGGTGTGTATGAGGTTGAGACTAGGACTACTTCAGGAACATCTAGCTGATATATTCCGTGTGTCAGAGACAACAGTGTCCCGTATCATGAACACGTGgataaatttcatatatgaCCACAGTTTGTCATTAGTAGCATGGCCTAGCCGTGAACAGATATTAAGTAATTTACCTCGTCTTTTTCTCAATCATCCACAAACAAGAGTTGTTGTAGATTGTACAGAATTTTTCACTGAAAAACCTTCATCTTTGACAGCACAGTGGCTGACCTGGTCAGAATATAAACATTCCAATACTTTTAAAGTATTGATTGGTGTTGCTCCTAATGGCATGGTGACATTTGTATCAAGGTTATGGGGTGGCAATGTATCAGACAGACATATAACACAACATGACGGTTTCCTACCTAAACTCTCTGCTGGAGACATTGTAATGGCAGACAAGGGCTTTACTGTGGAGGACTTATTACCTGTTGATGTTGGACTCAATGTACCACCTCGAGTATCGAGTAAACATCAGATGTCTTCTGCTgagttttttaaaacaaataacattGCTTCTGCAAGAATtgttgttgaaatgaaaatggagCAGCTAAAAAACTATAATATTGTTAATTCTACTCTTCCTCTGAGCGAGGCACACTTGGCAGAGCAAATGGTCCTGATTTGTGCTGCATGGACGAATCTTTTACCGCCacttttacaataa